The Acidianus infernus genome window below encodes:
- a CDS encoding glycosyltransferase, which translates to MNLIIIMILISSILLDLGILIQIYAENKKFFKEPKEGNYRGNISIIIPVRGIDENFEENVKSLLNQDIKPLEIIYVIDPDDPYRETIENILKKYNVKIVHTFYNCNTCSGKIRAQISGLLRSNGDIIVFGDSDTWYPKYWLRELTLPLSKYMATTTFSFASPARLTLKNLVRAGFWTLGIESQAIGGTFLWGGSMAFRRNFFNKDVIKSLSKEWCDDCTLTRIVKERKGKIGFIGNAIPLNIYDEHNLFKWAQRQVLTVKIYSYRGARAFIPFGLYMVILLISLILVKNFLLLLPFLLWIIKNLLRGRRLGRKAILPSLLSIIGIYFAWIVLILSWRKKEIIWRDKIYIVENK; encoded by the coding sequence ATGAACCTTATTATCATAATGATATTAATATCTAGTATTTTATTAGATCTAGGCATACTCATACAAATTTATGCGGAGAATAAGAAATTTTTTAAAGAACCTAAAGAAGGTAATTATCGCGGAAATATAAGCATAATAATACCAGTTAGAGGCATAGATGAGAATTTTGAGGAAAACGTAAAATCTCTACTTAACCAAGATATCAAGCCGCTAGAAATAATTTACGTGATAGATCCAGATGATCCCTATAGAGAAACTATTGAGAATATACTTAAGAAATACAATGTAAAAATTGTTCATACATTTTATAATTGCAATACGTGCAGCGGGAAAATAAGAGCTCAAATTTCTGGTCTACTTCGAAGTAATGGAGATATAATAGTTTTTGGAGATTCTGATACATGGTATCCAAAATACTGGCTAAGAGAACTGACATTGCCATTAAGTAAATACATGGCGACTACAACTTTTTCCTTTGCTAGTCCTGCTAGATTGACGTTAAAAAATCTAGTAAGGGCAGGATTTTGGACATTGGGCATAGAATCTCAGGCTATAGGTGGTACTTTCTTATGGGGAGGTTCTATGGCATTTAGAAGAAATTTCTTCAACAAAGATGTAATTAAATCCTTAAGCAAAGAATGGTGCGATGACTGCACTCTTACTAGGATAGTAAAGGAAAGAAAAGGAAAAATAGGCTTTATAGGCAACGCTATACCGCTTAATATTTACGATGAACATAACCTATTTAAGTGGGCACAGAGACAGGTCTTAACAGTGAAAATTTACTCTTATAGAGGAGCAAGAGCATTTATACCGTTTGGATTGTATATGGTAATACTATTAATTTCTCTTATTTTGGTTAAAAATTTTCTCCTCCTATTACCTTTTTTGTTATGGATAATAAAGAATCTACTTAGAGGCAGGAGACTGGGTAGGAAGGCTATTTTACCCTCGTTATTATCTATAATAGGTATTTATTTTGCATGGATTGTATTAATATTAAGCTGGAGGAAAAAGGAAATAATATGGAGAGATAAGATTTACATAGTAGAAAATAAGTGA
- a CDS encoding radical SAM/SPASM domain-containing protein — protein MLWLVFTSGKCNLKCDYCGGSFPKDVVPWNVKYDINKLKSLIERDPEATVIFYGGEPLSNPKFIMKFLDYIKAKRYGIQTNGTLIKLLPENYWKKINVALLSIDGRKEITEKHRGKYIYDIVVKNARYLKSLGIETIARMTVTQDSDIFEEVTHLLRLGIFDKIHWQLNVIWSDKWNVEKWAKESYLPGIKKLVDLFLEELKKGKVIKIIPILGVLSAYFFGGYKGSPCGAGYKSVAITTDGRILSCPIAVWENWAVLGNVNSGFRLLEDPLPEICKKCEFKEYCGGRCLYSMKENYWGEEGFKEVDEITKEYLKTVLSIIPTIKELIEQGIIKLSDLKYDPTLDSTEVIP, from the coding sequence GTGCTATGGCTAGTATTTACGTCTGGTAAATGCAATCTAAAGTGCGATTATTGTGGTGGATCTTTTCCTAAAGATGTTGTTCCTTGGAATGTTAAATACGACATTAATAAACTAAAGAGTTTAATTGAGAGAGATCCAGAAGCCACGGTTATATTCTATGGCGGTGAGCCTTTATCTAATCCCAAATTTATTATGAAATTCTTGGATTACATAAAAGCAAAAAGATATGGAATACAAACAAACGGTACGCTTATTAAGCTTCTTCCAGAAAATTACTGGAAGAAAATTAACGTTGCGCTACTATCGATAGATGGAAGAAAGGAAATAACGGAAAAGCACAGAGGTAAATATATTTACGATATTGTAGTTAAAAACGCTAGATATCTTAAATCACTAGGGATAGAAACTATTGCAAGAATGACCGTAACGCAAGATTCTGACATATTTGAAGAAGTAACTCACTTATTAAGGTTGGGAATATTTGATAAAATACATTGGCAGCTGAATGTAATATGGAGTGATAAATGGAACGTTGAGAAATGGGCTAAAGAATCCTATTTACCTGGAATAAAAAAATTGGTAGATCTATTTCTGGAAGAATTAAAAAAAGGGAAAGTAATAAAAATTATTCCGATTCTTGGCGTATTAAGCGCTTATTTCTTTGGCGGATATAAAGGATCTCCTTGCGGAGCAGGATATAAATCCGTTGCTATTACTACTGATGGGAGAATACTATCTTGTCCAATCGCTGTTTGGGAAAATTGGGCCGTTTTAGGAAATGTTAACTCAGGATTTAGACTTCTTGAAGATCCTCTACCAGAAATATGCAAAAAGTGCGAATTTAAAGAATACTGTGGAGGAAGATGCTTATATTCCATGAAGGAAAACTACTGGGGAGAAGAAGGATTTAAAGAAGTTGATGAAATAACTAAAGAATATTTAAAAACTGTATTGTCAATAATTCCAACAATAAAGGAATTAATAGAACAAGGAATAATAAAACTTAGTGACTTGAAATACGATCCTACGCTAGATTCTACTGAAGTAATACCGTGA
- a CDS encoding M1 family metallopeptidase gives MMQIDSYDVFIEFDFKGLQYHGIEKIKLSTEDKVILDAEGVKVTKVSINGKSVDFLADDKTVTISTGNFSGIIEVEFEGKVRDDLVGMYIAPYDNSYIFTTQFESSHARKFIPCVDNPSYKAEFKFTVKVDKDLDVISNMPPQKIYYEGDKKIIEFLKTPKMSTYLIYMGVGKFEEYYDYSSQPIVIVATVPGKISKAKIPADFARKFIKFYEDYYGIKYQLPKAHFIAIPEFAFGAMENWGAITFRETALLADENSSIRQLRRVAEVIAHELAHQWFGDLVTLKWWNDLWLNESFATFMSYKAVNWLHPDWDYWGEFLYSETAGAMEKDSLHITHPIEVEVKKPEEIEQLFDDISYGKGASILRMIESYMGEEEFRKGISNYLNKFSFSNAEGRDLWNSLEEASGKPISKIMPSWIVQEGYPLITVKVKDNIIKFEQRRFMLDGSTDDKIYMVPLTLEVNGNKKISLLLDSKEKEYNAGEKVNSIKVNLNRAGFYRVYYDDLKILGSMNHLEKFGLINDYFNFLLAGIIPFEEYEKIVQSMMNEESYLPVLELASQLFMLYAINPKKYSNLALQFHESQEKIWKTKTDALGKLTYSKIIENLVQMDYNFALELSKEMTNFSSIDPNKKDAVAMAYAIVNEDSVFDEILDKYRKEKFDEEKMTYLKAMLSFKKPYLVTNTLSLSLTGEIKKQDIVRVLPIVAYNVEAKEAVWSWLKTYMDNIRKYYQGTGILGRVLSDVLPILGIGREKEVEEYFNKHPMPEAEKGIKQGIEKLKIFSRLA, from the coding sequence ATTATGCAGATAGATTCGTACGATGTATTTATAGAATTTGATTTTAAGGGATTACAGTATCATGGAATAGAAAAGATAAAATTAAGTACAGAGGACAAAGTTATATTAGATGCTGAAGGCGTTAAAGTTACCAAGGTAAGCATTAATGGTAAAAGTGTTGACTTCTTAGCAGATGATAAGACTGTAACAATATCTACTGGCAATTTTTCTGGAATTATTGAAGTAGAATTTGAGGGTAAAGTAAGAGACGATTTGGTTGGAATGTATATAGCACCTTATGATAATTCCTATATCTTCACTACTCAATTCGAGTCTTCTCATGCTAGAAAGTTTATTCCATGCGTTGACAATCCGTCATATAAGGCAGAATTCAAGTTTACTGTGAAAGTTGACAAGGATCTAGATGTAATATCTAATATGCCACCTCAAAAAATATATTATGAGGGAGATAAAAAAATAATAGAATTTTTAAAGACTCCTAAAATGTCTACATATTTAATTTACATGGGAGTAGGAAAATTCGAAGAATATTATGATTATTCTTCTCAACCTATAGTTATAGTGGCTACTGTACCAGGCAAGATTTCAAAAGCTAAAATTCCCGCCGATTTTGCGAGGAAGTTTATCAAGTTTTACGAAGATTATTATGGAATAAAATATCAATTACCTAAAGCTCACTTTATAGCAATTCCAGAATTCGCATTTGGGGCTATGGAAAATTGGGGCGCAATAACTTTTAGAGAGACAGCATTACTAGCTGACGAGAACTCAAGTATAAGGCAATTAAGAAGAGTAGCTGAAGTAATAGCCCATGAACTAGCCCATCAATGGTTCGGAGATTTAGTTACTTTGAAATGGTGGAACGACTTATGGCTTAACGAAAGTTTTGCAACTTTTATGAGTTATAAGGCAGTTAATTGGCTTCATCCAGATTGGGACTATTGGGGTGAATTTTTGTACAGCGAAACTGCAGGAGCGATGGAAAAGGATTCTCTTCATATAACACATCCTATAGAAGTTGAGGTCAAAAAACCAGAAGAAATTGAACAATTATTTGATGATATAAGTTATGGTAAAGGCGCAAGTATATTAAGAATGATAGAATCTTATATGGGAGAAGAAGAGTTTAGGAAAGGTATATCTAATTATCTAAATAAATTCAGTTTCTCCAATGCAGAAGGTAGAGATTTATGGAATAGCTTAGAAGAGGCTTCTGGAAAGCCTATAAGTAAGATTATGCCATCATGGATAGTGCAGGAAGGCTATCCTTTGATAACTGTAAAAGTTAAGGATAATATAATTAAATTCGAACAAAGAAGATTTATGTTAGACGGCAGTACTGATGATAAAATTTACATGGTCCCATTAACTTTAGAAGTTAATGGAAATAAGAAAATTTCGCTTCTTCTTGATTCTAAAGAGAAGGAGTATAATGCTGGTGAGAAGGTAAATTCAATAAAGGTTAACTTGAATAGAGCAGGATTTTATAGAGTTTACTATGACGACTTAAAGATCTTAGGAAGCATGAATCATTTAGAGAAGTTTGGATTGATTAATGATTACTTTAATTTCCTTTTAGCAGGAATTATTCCATTTGAAGAGTACGAGAAAATAGTTCAATCTATGATGAATGAGGAATCTTATTTGCCTGTATTAGAGTTGGCATCGCAACTTTTTATGTTATATGCTATAAATCCTAAGAAATATAGTAATCTTGCTTTACAATTTCATGAATCACAAGAGAAAATATGGAAAACAAAGACTGATGCATTAGGTAAGCTTACTTACTCTAAAATTATCGAAAACTTAGTTCAAATGGACTATAATTTTGCATTAGAGTTATCTAAGGAAATGACTAACTTTTCTTCGATAGATCCTAATAAGAAAGATGCAGTGGCAATGGCTTATGCAATAGTTAATGAAGACTCAGTATTTGACGAAATTCTAGATAAATATAGAAAGGAAAAATTTGATGAGGAAAAAATGACTTATTTAAAGGCAATGTTATCGTTCAAGAAACCTTATCTTGTAACTAATACCTTAAGTTTGAGTTTAACAGGAGAAATAAAGAAGCAAGATATTGTTAGAGTGTTGCCTATAGTAGCGTATAATGTAGAAGCTAAGGAGGCTGTATGGAGCTGGTTAAAAACATATATGGATAATATTAGAAAATATTACCAAGGAACAGGAATATTAGGAAGAGTACTATCTGATGTCTTACCAATCTTGGGTATAGGAAGAGAGAAAGAAGTAGAAGAGTACTTTAATAAGCATCCAATGCCAGAGGCAGAAAAAGGAATAAAGCAAGGAATAGAGAAATTAAAAATCTTCTCAAGACTTGCCTAA
- a CDS encoding 4Fe-4S binding protein, giving the protein MNYLQLAILVYIIGMMTADFIILYYLLRRPIVNKKAIFFVSSVLLYMSVEAVDISYILFSHGSIIIEPVSLIIASIPIILSTMMKNSITRWREDKTSALTLALTIVADEIAMGYAYSEAFGPHINPLIDSVSNIAFGVMMLADSIFFLALSPRKIEELALFTFASSMAFMPNIFFTFSAYTELVGSLIASIIMIVNIITLYLIESRKLTFNAQLLSISLGFFDFVMMLSLSIYATSKDLYTISLTMIASMVWYFTLVLYRFKDVKIKLGLKYPLVFVIFINFAELTMGFGESVLGFRITNNLWMPSMMSMHSKSMDPMHMHMLMWSPTSNPWWWIFPTDPWSMTSMAYKQAMMATHNILFAGFWASYMLIMMTTMMPFYVVMMGAEMSYLVYERFKTAKNSNVKSWAVAILVGIPLFVWLLPYYTQTYIFGMSGMLSHINPEFAPTLLSLTLSLVAIALASTLFGRRAYCNLVCMSAHMWTNIYYDQFKPKKSSKIWEYIRWISLSIMIIVFTYVFLIYLGIAKNPSIGTLQIPLLDFYGMFTLNYVWWFFFFLTPVFGTYSCARQGWCGFGNFVGLFNKILFKIKADSVDTCKSCKTVQCESACPVKIPIRTDVLSKGYTNRISCVGCGDCVEACPYNNLEIIDIRNAFRSEKARTS; this is encoded by the coding sequence ATGAATTATCTACAATTGGCAATCCTTGTGTATATAATTGGAATGATGACTGCAGACTTTATAATACTGTACTACTTGCTAAGAAGGCCAATAGTAAATAAGAAGGCTATATTCTTCGTAAGCTCAGTATTACTTTACATGTCAGTAGAAGCTGTAGATATTAGTTATATTTTGTTCTCACACGGGAGTATAATAATAGAACCAGTATCCTTAATTATTGCTTCAATACCCATAATACTCTCTACTATGATGAAGAATTCAATAACCAGATGGAGAGAAGATAAGACTTCTGCTTTAACTTTAGCTTTAACCATAGTTGCTGACGAAATTGCGATGGGTTACGCATATTCCGAAGCTTTTGGACCTCATATAAATCCTTTAATTGACTCAGTGAGTAACATAGCCTTCGGAGTTATGATGTTGGCAGATTCAATATTCTTCTTAGCTCTATCTCCAAGAAAAATCGAGGAATTAGCATTATTTACATTTGCGTCCTCGATGGCTTTCATGCCTAACATCTTCTTTACGTTCTCTGCGTACACAGAACTAGTAGGATCCTTAATTGCTTCGATAATTATGATAGTTAATATAATAACATTATATCTAATCGAATCAAGAAAATTAACATTCAACGCACAGTTACTATCAATATCATTAGGATTTTTTGATTTTGTAATGATGCTTAGTTTATCAATATATGCAACATCTAAAGACCTTTATACAATTTCTTTAACAATGATTGCTTCCATGGTATGGTACTTTACTTTAGTACTTTATAGATTTAAAGATGTAAAAATAAAACTAGGTTTAAAATATCCACTAGTATTTGTAATATTTATTAATTTTGCTGAATTAACTATGGGATTTGGAGAAAGCGTATTAGGATTCAGAATAACCAACAATTTATGGATGCCTAGTATGATGAGCATGCATAGTAAATCAATGGATCCTATGCATATGCATATGCTAATGTGGAGTCCTACATCTAATCCGTGGTGGTGGATATTTCCTACAGATCCTTGGAGCATGACTTCCATGGCTTATAAGCAAGCAATGATGGCTACTCATAATATTCTATTTGCAGGATTCTGGGCATCGTACATGCTAATAATGATGACCACTATGATGCCATTCTATGTGGTTATGATGGGTGCAGAAATGAGCTATTTGGTATATGAGAGATTTAAAACAGCTAAGAATTCTAATGTTAAAAGTTGGGCAGTAGCCATACTTGTGGGAATTCCATTATTTGTATGGTTACTTCCTTATTACACTCAAACGTATATCTTCGGAATGAGTGGAATGCTTTCTCATATTAATCCAGAATTTGCTCCTACATTACTATCTTTAACACTATCTTTAGTAGCCATAGCTCTAGCATCAACGCTTTTTGGGAGGAGAGCCTACTGCAACTTAGTATGCATGTCAGCACATATGTGGACTAATATATATTATGATCAATTTAAACCAAAAAAATCTAGTAAAATTTGGGAATACATTAGATGGATAAGTTTGAGCATAATGATAATAGTATTCACTTATGTTTTTCTAATATATCTAGGAATTGCAAAGAATCCTTCAATAGGAACTTTACAGATACCTTTACTAGACTTTTATGGAATGTTCACACTTAATTATGTATGGTGGTTCTTCTTCTTCCTAACACCAGTATTCGGGACTTATTCATGTGCAAGACAGGGTTGGTGCGGATTCGGAAATTTTGTTGGTTTATTTAATAAAATTCTCTTTAAGATAAAGGCAGATTCAGTAGATACTTGCAAAAGTTGTAAAACTGTACAGTGTGAAAGCGCTTGCCCGGTTAAAATACCTATAAGAACTGACGTATTATCTAAAGGATATACTAATAGGATTTCATGTGTAGGTTGCGGAGATTGTGTAGAAGCTTGTCCTTACAATAATCTGGAAATTATAGATATAAGGAACGCATTTAGATCAGAGAAAGCCAGGACATCATAA
- a CDS encoding DUF2203 domain-containing protein, with protein sequence MIYFDLNTANSLLPWIKEKIKELRQTRLQIEEALVKGEKEALSEGAKKIDKIIKEITSQGIIIRDPDLGILDFPAVINGRPAYLCWKDGEEKISFWHYVEEGFAGRKKITGKEDILSYT encoded by the coding sequence ATGATCTACTTTGATTTAAACACTGCTAATTCTTTACTCCCTTGGATAAAGGAAAAGATAAAAGAACTTAGACAGACCAGACTACAAATTGAAGAAGCATTAGTCAAAGGAGAGAAAGAGGCACTAAGTGAAGGTGCTAAAAAGATAGATAAGATAATTAAGGAAATAACGTCCCAGGGAATAATAATAAGAGACCCGGATTTAGGAATACTTGATTTTCCTGCTGTAATAAATGGAAGGCCTGCTTACCTATGTTGGAAAGATGGAGAAGAAAAGATAAGTTTTTGGCACTACGTAGAAGAGGGATTTGCTGGAAGGAAGAAAATAACTGGAAAAGAGGACATTTTAAGCTATACTTAA
- a CDS encoding rhodanese-like domain-containing protein codes for MQVVEQYTTPYYKHILSLPPSSVRKLWKQNKITLIDVRTPEEYEDHHIPGAILIPLDYLEVLSKFLPDNDVAVICEHGNRAFYATYGMPHIYKKKAIHMQYGMAGWMAMGYEVESGMDENGKKWMKLLDSIES; via the coding sequence ATGCAAGTCGTAGAACAATACACTACTCCATATTATAAACATATTCTTAGCTTACCTCCTTCTTCCGTAAGAAAATTATGGAAACAAAATAAGATAACTCTGATAGACGTAAGAACACCAGAGGAATATGAAGACCATCATATACCTGGCGCAATACTAATACCTTTAGATTATCTTGAAGTTCTATCAAAATTCCTACCAGACAATGACGTTGCAGTAATATGCGAGCATGGAAATAGAGCATTTTACGCAACTTATGGAATGCCTCATATATACAAAAAGAAAGCTATCCATATGCAATATGGAATGGCAGGATGGATGGCAATGGGCTATGAAGTTGAGAGCGGAATGGATGAGAACGGTAAAAAATGGATGAAATTACTAGATTCTATTGAAAGTTAG
- a CDS encoding slipin family protein encodes MDTSLIIGLILLLIIILIFVGMSLRQVKEWERAVVLRLGRILGVKGPGIIFLIPFIDRPVIVDLRIVTVDIPPQTIITKDNVTISIDAVVYYKVLDPIKAVSMVYDYRSAVLNISQTSLRDIVGQMELDEVLSKREEINKKLQEILDNYTEAWGIKVTAVTVRDIKLSQDLLSAMARQAEAERQRRARVILSEGERQASTILAEASQAYKNNPAALQLRFLETLSDISQKGGLIIVVPAGQELYPTISLASFAASYVKQQEIGQK; translated from the coding sequence ATGGATACAAGTTTAATAATTGGTTTAATTTTACTTTTGATAATAATCTTAATATTTGTAGGAATGTCATTAAGACAAGTTAAAGAATGGGAAAGAGCCGTAGTTTTAAGGTTAGGTAGAATTTTGGGAGTAAAAGGTCCAGGTATAATTTTTCTAATTCCCTTCATCGATAGACCAGTAATAGTTGATTTAAGAATAGTTACTGTCGATATTCCTCCTCAAACAATTATAACTAAGGATAACGTAACTATATCTATAGACGCGGTAGTATATTACAAGGTACTAGATCCTATCAAGGCAGTCTCAATGGTTTACGATTATAGATCTGCGGTTTTAAATATTTCTCAAACTTCCTTAAGAGATATTGTAGGCCAAATGGAACTAGACGAAGTCTTAAGTAAGAGGGAAGAGATAAACAAAAAATTGCAAGAGATATTAGATAATTATACTGAAGCGTGGGGAATAAAAGTCACCGCTGTCACAGTGAGGGACATAAAGCTTTCTCAGGATCTATTATCTGCAATGGCTAGACAAGCTGAGGCTGAAAGACAAAGAAGAGCTAGAGTAATTTTAAGTGAAGGAGAAAGACAAGCTTCAACAATACTAGCTGAAGCTTCTCAAGCATATAAAAATAATCCAGCAGCTCTTCAACTTAGATTCTTAGAGACTCTTTCGGATATCTCACAAAAAGGAGGATTAATAATAGTGGTCCCAGCAGGTCAAGAATTATACCCTACAATTTCACTAGCGTCGTTTGCTGCAAGCTATGTAAAACAACAAGAAATAGGACAGAAATAA
- a CDS encoding thermopsin family protease produces the protein MNSLLSLSLILLLLLPLSSVALVHSFTIGDPAYPSGMSFFPLTNVIYTTYVMGTVNITSLNIGNSYLPSGMFFAKGNASLQLNAMIDGKYWAQDVALFHEINNKEFEITMIINLWNLSGPFKILKNNITTYQGLGVYLYQGPTFNVTLPLHFSLFMNATKALEFGYCINGKKYVYQILPYFGNFQIGGLSILGLPNDLEFVWGGPGCGSQVCMSGNMSEEIYYLQQGKLVIPSSAFSVGLDTAESAYGLKVFANFENISSPFACVTKGINSPSVLWPIPPSIIVQSNGSIKHVRLCINGFPLSNQEVEVLVPSANLSSPIPFTSVKELGYTNSTGEITFNISTQSLYIIYYPGNYTLSSAYDISSPLLSHLVSSMKSAYDSLVNFLKSYNFKHALSSSFSRIKYKSQSVNIDYLLLEYIGAFVVGILVSAILAKYKF, from the coding sequence ATGAACTCATTATTATCATTAAGCTTAATATTGCTACTCTTATTACCGCTATCTTCTGTAGCTCTTGTTCATTCATTTACAATTGGAGACCCTGCTTATCCATCTGGCATGTCGTTTTTCCCTCTTACTAATGTAATTTATACAACATATGTTATGGGTACAGTTAATATAACAAGTCTTAATATAGGTAACTCTTATCTACCTTCGGGAATGTTTTTTGCAAAGGGTAATGCTTCTCTCCAACTAAACGCTATGATAGACGGAAAATACTGGGCACAAGACGTTGCATTGTTTCATGAAATAAATAATAAAGAATTTGAAATTACGATGATAATAAATCTATGGAATTTATCCGGTCCATTTAAGATTTTGAAAAATAATATTACTACATATCAAGGTCTAGGGGTTTATCTGTATCAAGGTCCTACATTTAATGTTACTCTTCCACTTCATTTCTCACTTTTCATGAACGCTACTAAGGCTCTTGAATTTGGATACTGCATTAATGGCAAGAAATATGTATATCAAATCCTACCATATTTTGGAAATTTTCAGATAGGAGGGTTATCTATATTAGGACTACCCAATGATTTAGAGTTCGTCTGGGGAGGTCCAGGTTGTGGAAGCCAAGTATGTATGTCTGGTAATATGAGTGAAGAAATATACTATTTGCAACAAGGAAAACTAGTTATACCTTCCTCAGCGTTCTCTGTAGGATTAGATACTGCAGAAAGCGCATATGGCCTTAAAGTATTTGCAAATTTTGAAAATATTTCAAGTCCTTTTGCGTGCGTTACTAAAGGAATTAATTCTCCATCAGTTCTTTGGCCGATACCTCCATCAATTATAGTGCAATCTAATGGTAGCATAAAACATGTCAGGCTTTGCATTAATGGATTTCCATTATCCAATCAAGAAGTTGAAGTATTAGTTCCTTCTGCTAATTTATCTTCTCCAATACCTTTTACAAGTGTAAAAGAATTAGGATACACAAATAGTACCGGAGAAATAACATTTAATATTTCTACTCAGAGTCTATATATAATTTACTATCCTGGAAATTATACATTGTCCTCAGCGTATGATATTTCATCTCCATTATTATCTCACTTAGTTTCTTCAATGAAATCTGCTTACGATTCTTTAGTTAACTTTCTAAAAAGTTATAACTTTAAACATGCTTTATCATCCTCTTTCTCGAGAATAAAGTACAAATCACAGAGCGTTAATATAGACTATTTACTTTTAGAATATATTGGAGCTTTTGTCGTGGGAATCTTAGTTTCTGCTATCTTAGCTAAATATAAGTTTTAA
- a CDS encoding NfeD family protein, with product MAHHIVIPIIIIIVLIIILIATGYISDPIIDIPSFAIVGFLTYRIFYVIIKTRKRNLYSYNGKIGKALEDIPKGKEGYILIEGEYWRAIAEEPISSGDEVIVVGMQDLKLIVRKNKNNEVII from the coding sequence GTGGCACACCATATAGTTATTCCGATTATAATCATAATAGTCTTGATCATCATATTAATAGCTACTGGTTATATTTCTGACCCTATAATAGATATTCCATCTTTTGCTATAGTGGGATTTCTTACATATAGAATTTTTTACGTTATAATAAAAACTAGAAAGAGAAACTTATATTCATATAATGGCAAAATAGGAAAAGCTTTAGAGGATATTCCAAAAGGAAAAGAGGGTTATATATTAATAGAAGGCGAATATTGGAGAGCAATAGCCGAGGAGCCAATAAGTTCTGGAGACGAAGTTATAGTGGTCGGAATGCAAGATTTAAAGCTTATAGTGAGAAAAAATAAAAATAATGAAGTTATCATCTAA
- a CDS encoding gamma-glutamylcyclotransferase has translation MYLFAYGTLRYGFELHHLLKDSRFVGLGFIEGYKMYDIGNYPGVVRGDGIVWGEVYEIKDELINLLDEVEDYKGRPDDLYIREKTRVYFDQKRRYYIDNVNFYRYNHGIEFRDEIESGDYSRWVGMPVIVNYFAYAENTNPEILKERGVKEILKEIEAYLEDYKIIFNIKCKYGLCANLKEFKGGKVYGYIYVMLEDELNSLDKAEEHLIKYVRDVIKVKDKEGKEYFAQAYISDYKDGEGEPTDFYKNSIIEGLKRKWDKISTGL, from the coding sequence ATGTACTTATTTGCTTACGGAACTTTAAGATATGGTTTTGAGCTTCATCATTTACTTAAAGATAGTAGATTTGTAGGCTTAGGCTTTATAGAAGGGTACAAGATGTATGATATAGGAAATTATCCTGGTGTAGTTAGAGGAGACGGCATAGTATGGGGAGAAGTCTACGAAATAAAAGATGAATTAATAAACCTTCTTGATGAAGTAGAAGATTATAAGGGTAGACCAGACGACTTATATATAAGAGAAAAAACTAGAGTTTATTTTGACCAGAAAAGAAGATATTATATAGATAATGTAAATTTTTACAGATACAATCATGGAATAGAATTTAGGGATGAAATTGAATCTGGAGATTATTCAAGGTGGGTAGGGATGCCAGTAATCGTGAATTATTTTGCATATGCTGAAAACACGAATCCTGAGATTCTAAAGGAAAGAGGAGTTAAAGAAATATTAAAGGAGATTGAAGCATATTTAGAAGACTATAAAATTATCTTTAATATCAAATGCAAGTATGGACTTTGTGCAAATTTGAAAGAATTTAAAGGCGGAAAAGTTTACGGATATATATACGTGATGCTAGAAGATGAATTGAATTCATTAGATAAAGCAGAAGAACACTTAATTAAGTACGTTAGGGACGTTATAAAGGTAAAGGATAAGGAAGGGAAGGAATATTTCGCACAAGCCTATATCTCAGATTACAAAGATGGAGAAGGAGAACCTACAGATTTTTATAAGAATTCAATAATTGAAGGCTTAAAGAGAAAATGGGATAAAATAAGTACCGGTTTATGA